A stretch of Rhododendron vialii isolate Sample 1 chromosome 4a, ASM3025357v1 DNA encodes these proteins:
- the LOC131322020 gene encoding elicitor-responsive protein 1-like isoform X1: protein MDLPPLTINFSSNYIISTYIRVFSSLTREREREREREREREMAKGKLEVLLVDAQGIKDRESQFLGCLFCLNPSNTIKMCPYVVIHYGDQESTSRVADHKKGEEKKLEWNETITFDVEYDPDAEDQPYKLVLQIFDKHKISEDNLVGESTIYVKDVLSLGAEKGKEELRAQKYRVVLPDNTYSGEISVAVTFTLNVM, encoded by the exons ATGGATCTACCACCACTCACAATAAACTTTTCTTCAAATTATATAATAAGTACATACATTCGAGTCTTCTCCTCCTtaacccgagagagagagagagagagagagagagagagagagagagagatggcaaaAGGAAAGCTAGAGGTTTTGCTGGTTGATGCTCAAGGCATAAAAGACAGGGAAAGTCAATTTCTGG GTTGTTTATTTTGTCTTAATCCAAGCAATACAATTAAGATGTGTCCGTACGTTGTGATTCATTATGGAGACCAAGAATCTACCAGTCGTGTGGCGGATCATAAGAAAG GAGAGGAAAAGAAATTGGAATGGAATGAAACAATCACCTTCGATGTTGAGTATGATCCGGACGCTGAAGATCAACCATATAAGCTTGTTCTTCAGATCTTCGACAAGCACAAGATCTCCGAAGATAACCTGGTTGGCGAATCAAC GATCTACGTAAAAGACGTTCTATCGTTAGGTGCGGAGAAGGGAAAGGAAGAACTTCGAGCTCAAAAATATAGGGTTGTTCTCCCGGATAACACCTACTCCGGCGAGATTTCCGTTGCTGTTACTTTCACTCTCAATGTCATGTAG
- the LOC131322019 gene encoding receptor-like cytoplasmic kinase 176, translated as MGACWSKRIKAESPFHTGVNSGNSSSKSSTVPAACRSEGEILESSNLKSFTFSELKNATRNFRPDSVLGEGGFGSVFKGWIDERSFIAAKPGTGLVIAVKRLNQEGFQGHKEWLAEINYLGQLHHPNLVKLIGYCFEDDQRLLVYEFMPKGSMENHLFRRGSYFQPLSWSIRMKVALGAAKGLAFLHNAETKVIYRDFKTSNILLDSDYTAKLSDFGLARDGPTGDKSYVSTRVMGTFGYAAPEYLSTGHLTAKSDVFSFGVVLLEMLTGKRAIDKNRPSGEHNLVEWAKPYLTNKRRILRVIDVRLEGHYPLGQALKAGNLALQCLSSEPKLRPRMDEVVTFLEKLQDTGKVAQKEHASNHDSHSTDGKASGRIAYPRPSASPLYA; from the exons ATGGGGGCTTGCTGGAGCAAGCGAATCAAGGCTGAGAGCCCATTTCATACAG GTGTGAATTCAGGGAATTCAAGTAGCAAGTCGTCTACTGTACCTGCAGCATGTCGGAGTGAGGGAGAGATCTTGGAATCCTCCAACTTAAAGAGTTTCACTTTTAGCGAACTCAAAAACGCCACCAGAAACTTCCGTCCGGATAGTGTATTAGGAGAAGGCGGATTTGGTTCAGTTTTCAAGGGTTGGATCGATGAGCGTTCATTCATTGCTGCAAAGCCTGGGACTGGATTGGTGATTGCTGTGAAGAGGCTTAATCAAGAAGGTTTTCAAGGTCATAAGGAATGGTTG GCAGAAATTAACTATCTTGGGCAGCTTCATCACCCTAATCTTGTCAAGTTAATCGGATACTGTTTTGAGGATGATCAGAGGCTCTTGGTTTACGAGTTCATGCCCAAGGGAAGCATGGAAAACCACTTATTCAGGA GGGGCTCTTATTTCCAACCACTTTCTTGGAGCATTCGTATGAAAGTCGCTCTTGGTGCGGCAAAGGGACTTGCTTTTCTTCACAATGCTGAGACAAAAGTAATATATAGGGATTTCAAGACGTCTAATATCTTGCTCGACTCG GACTACACTGCAAAACTTTCTGATTTTGGGTTGGCCAGAGACGGGCCAACTGGTGATAAGAGCTATGTTTCCACTAGGGTCATGGGTACTTTTGGATATGCTGCACCAGAGTATCTATCAACAG GTCATTTAACTGCCAAGAGCGATGTATTCAGCTTTGGAGTTGTCCTATTAGAAATGTTAACTGGTAAACGGGCAATAGACAAGAACCGGCCATCCGGAGAGCACAACTTGGTGGAGTGGGCGAAACCGTATCTTACAAATAAGCGAAGAATTCTTCGAGTTATTGATGTCCGTCTAGAAGGTCACTATCCACTGGGCCAGGCCCTAAAGGCCGGTAACCTCGCACTTCAATGCCTATCTTCGGAGCCCAAGCTAAGGCCCAGAATGGATGAGGTGGTAACCTTTTTAGAGAAGCTTCAGGACACAGGGAAAGTTGCACAAAAAGAGCACGCTTCTAATCATGACAGCCATAGCACTGATGGAAAAGCCTCTGGAAGGATTGCCTATCCCAGACCTTCTGCTTCCCCTCTCTACGCATAG
- the LOC131322020 gene encoding elicitor-responsive protein 1-like isoform X2 yields MDLPPLTINFSSNYIISTYIRVFSSLTREREREREREREREMAKGKLEVLLVDAQGIKDRESQFLGEEKKLEWNETITFDVEYDPDAEDQPYKLVLQIFDKHKISEDNLVGESTIYVKDVLSLGAEKGKEELRAQKYRVVLPDNTYSGEISVAVTFTLNVM; encoded by the exons ATGGATCTACCACCACTCACAATAAACTTTTCTTCAAATTATATAATAAGTACATACATTCGAGTCTTCTCCTCCTtaacccgagagagagagagagagagagagagagagagagagagagagatggcaaaAGGAAAGCTAGAGGTTTTGCTGGTTGATGCTCAAGGCATAAAAGACAGGGAAAGTCAATTTCTGG GAGAGGAAAAGAAATTGGAATGGAATGAAACAATCACCTTCGATGTTGAGTATGATCCGGACGCTGAAGATCAACCATATAAGCTTGTTCTTCAGATCTTCGACAAGCACAAGATCTCCGAAGATAACCTGGTTGGCGAATCAAC GATCTACGTAAAAGACGTTCTATCGTTAGGTGCGGAGAAGGGAAAGGAAGAACTTCGAGCTCAAAAATATAGGGTTGTTCTCCCGGATAACACCTACTCCGGCGAGATTTCCGTTGCTGTTACTTTCACTCTCAATGTCATGTAG